The proteins below come from a single Zea mays cultivar B73 chromosome 8, Zm-B73-REFERENCE-NAM-5.0, whole genome shotgun sequence genomic window:
- the LOC103636521 gene encoding protein CANDIDATE G-PROTEIN COUPLED RECEPTOR 7, translated as MGLAAAARAVLLLLAVAGVLLRPAAAEIKQESFKDDSRGSILFEKFGFGPHGMVSISVTGAKASSALAKPDPAQLGFFLLSDESLFEAIYDQPAPTDLNPNPESSPTCVLSSPYVKPLFTFAELDDKGFHNQTFPITHPDEYSLFFANCAPETSVTMEVRTDMYNTNLDGTKDYLSVGMASVPAIYAFFAVCYVVFLAGWLYVTLYRNRLSAQRIHHLMSGLLVARMLYCISAAEDQHYIRTAGTPHGWDIMFYLFQLVKGVILFAVIALIGTGWSFLKPFLQDKEKKVLMLVIPLQVAANIAAAVVGETGPFLQGWVTWNQIFLFVDVACCCAVLFPVVWSMRSLRESSKTDGKAARTLAKLMLFRQFYVVVIGYLYFTRIIVYALRTITNYKYRWVSVAAEEVSTMAFYMFMFYMFRPAERNQYFALDEDDEEAAEMVLREQEFEL; from the coding sequence ATGGGCCTCGCCGCTGCCGCCCGCGCGGTCCTTCTCCTCCTCGCCGTCGCCGGGGTCCTCCTCCGTCCGGCGGCGGCGGAGATCAAGCAGGAGTCCTTCAAGGACGACTCCCGCGGTTCCATTCTCTTCGAGAAGTTCGGCTTCGGCCCCCACGGCATGGTGTCAATCTCCGTCACCGGCGCCAAGGCCTCCTCCGCGCTCGCTAAGCCCGATCCGGCACAGCTCGGCTTCTTCCTTCTCTCCGACGAGTCGCTCTTCGAGGCCATCTACGATCAGCCGGCACCCACGGATCTGAACCCCAACCCGGAGTCCTCCCCGACCTGCGTCCTCTCCAGCCCCTACGTGAAGCCGCTCTTCACCTTCGCAGAGCTCGATGACAAGGGTTTCCACAACCAGACTTTCCCCATCACCCATCCCGACGAGTACAGCCTCTTTTTCGCCAACTGCGCGCCGGAGACCAGCGTCACCATGGAGGTCCGCACCGACATGTACAACACCAACCTGGACGGCACCAAGGACTACCTCTCCGTCGGCATGGCCTCCGTCCCGGCGATCTACGCCTTCTTCGCCGTCTGCTATGTCGTGTTCCTGGCCGGTTGGCTCTACGTCACCCTCTACCGCAACCGCCTCTCCGCGCAGCGCATCCACCACCTCATGTCGGGCCTGCTCGTTGCGCGGATGCTCTACTGCATCTCGGCGGCCGAGGACCAGCACTACATCCGCACCGCCGGGACACCGCACGGGTGGGACATCATGTTCTACCTGTTCCAGCTCGTGAAGGGTGTCATCTTGTTCGCTGTGATTGCGCTGATTGGGACTGGATGGTCATTCCTGAAGCCTTTCCTGCAGGACAAGGAGAAGAAAGTGCTCATGTTGGTGATCCCTCTTCAGGTTGCAGCTAACATTGCTGCTGCTGTAGTTGGCGAGACCGGACCATTCTTGCAGGGATGGGTGACATGGAACCAGATCTTCTTGTTTGTTGATGTCGCTTGCTGTTGTGCCGTGCTCTTCCCAGTTGTGTGGTCGATGCGTTCGCTGCGGGAGTCATCCAAGACAGACGGCAAGGCGGCCAGAACCCTTGCCAAGCTCATGCTCTTCCGCCAGTTCTATGTTGTCGTGATTGGATATCTGTACTTCACCAGGATCATTGTGTATGCTCTCAGGACAATTACTAACTACAAGTACAGATGGGTGAGCGTTGCAGCCGAGGAGGTGTCCACCATGGCATTCTACATGTTCATGTTCTACATGTTCAGGCCAGCTGAGAGGAACCAGTACTTTGCACTTGACGAGGATGACGAGGAAGCCGCAGAGATGGTGCTCCGTGAGCAGGAGTTTGAGCTCTAG